GCGACACTGACCGCCACTATCGCTGTATAAACTACGTATGCAGGAACCACCGTGCGGGCCACAGAACTTGACTGCCCCGAAGCGAATGGAGATGGTGTTCCCCTGGTAATCCTGACTCTGCCTGAGCATGTCAGGAATGAAGCGGCGATGCCTCATCAGAGCGTCAAGAACGTTTGGATGCTCCCCCCTGTGGTCCATCGTCGTCACCCTTTCGTGATCCTTCCAATGGATAACGCAAGGAACGATCTCCCTTCTATCCACGTAAAGCTTGTCCCTGCGACGCTCGACTTTGACCCAGCCACCCCTTGGGTTCTCTACTACCTCCGCGCCGTCAAACGGCAACTTCGGGGGTGCATCGAGATTGACCCAGATTAGGTTCTTGTTGCCGGTGAGCCGGATGCGCTGGGTGTTGTTGAACTCCATCCCGAGCGCCTTCAGCTTTTCGACAAGCGATTTCTTGCCGTCGCCCGCGAGCCACGGGATGATGTCCATTCCGATGCCCTGACCCCCGAGCGTGTCGCGCACGGTGGCGTAGAGGTCTTGCACCTTCGACATCAGAAGCCCGAGGGGCTTCCACTCGTTCACTTTCGATTGGGGTGATGGAACTTTCACTTGTCCTCCTTTGCCGCCTCCTTGGAGCTCTCGCTCCGCCGACTTGGCGTGGGTTGATGCTGTTTGTCCCGAAGGACTAGCTCGGCCACCCGGCTCTGCCACAGCAGAAAACGGCCTGTTTTCAAGCCCCTTTCTGCTGTGGCCTACCAGCACATTTCAAAGAACTCCCGAAACCATACAGTGTTTCGGGAGTTTAATCAATCTCCTTCATGATCTGTCGCAACGCCGGACGAAAAGCATCACAATAATGAGAAACGCAAAGATGGTGAACGACATGAGCGGGAATGTGATGTAGCCGAATTCAAAAAGGTAACGCTGCGCGCAATCCGTAATCCCGGAATTAAATGGACTCAACGCATGCAATAACATCCTCACAAACTGGAGTTTGTGGGGTTGTCGTGGTAATTGGGGACAGGTTCAGGTACCGATTTTTCTAAATTGAGAGAACGTGTATTTCTTTTACTCTGTGCATTTGACGGTCGCGCGTTACAAGTGCGGTTCGCGTACGCATAGCGGTTGCCGCTATTGCCGCATCTGGAAACTTGAACTTGTATTTTCGCTTAAGTGCCGCTGTCGTTTCAGCGATGTTCTTGTCCACGTCAATAACAACAAAGTAATCAAGAAAGTCTTGTATTTTCGCAAGGTCAGCGGGCGACGCTTCCGGCAGAGCGAGAAGCTCCGCGTACGTTACGGCAGAAATGAAGAGCGCAACATGACGAGAGAACCAGTCATTCACGGCCCGTCAACAGGTGCCGATACCTGCTCTATCGGCCTCAATGACGCGCACATCTTTGTCGAGATACGCGATGAGAATATTGGTGTCCAGCACCATATCACCACTCTTTGCGGAGTGCCTTTTGGTATTGGAGAGGTGTTTTCTTTAGCTTGCCCCTCAATAGACCGGCGGCCTGCGCGAGCGCTTTTGGTATTTGGCGCGTCCGCAAATCTCCTGTGCGCGGTTTTGTAGCGATTGTTGTCGTACTCATATCAACGCATCATATCATGGAGCGCGGCGGACGAAAAGCATCACAATTATAAGAAATGCAAAAATACTGAATGACATGAGTGGGAACGTGATGTAGCCGAATTCAAAAAGGTAACGCTGCGCGCAATCTACGCCTGTGGAAACTGCCGGACACGGGACGATGCTCGCTCCGCCCATTTGCAGGTAGTGCTGGTAGAGGGCAATCGCAGCGCCAAATACTGAAAACGTGATACTGTAATCGGCCACGCTCCGGTCGCTTTTCCATATCGCAACGGCAAACAGAAGAGCTTGCGGATAGAGGAACACCCGCTGAAGCCAGCAGAGCCCGCACGGGAGGACGCCGAGAATTTCGGAATAAAAGAGTGAGATCACCACTCCGCCTGCCGACAGCAAGAATCCTATCCAGAGCCCCCATGTTTCCAGAAAGGAAACGGCCGGAGCGAGGTCGGGAGATTTTTTTCGCAGGAGAAACAGAACGATACACGCGACACTTACGATTTGCAAAGCAACAACCGCAAGCGCGAGCCAGTAATTTATCGCCTCAACGTTGTGCATGTATCTTTATTGTGGAAGCAGACATCCGCTTGCGGAAGACAGTTCCTGCAATGTCTTCTCCCCTGTTAATATGGTGCTGGTCGCAGTGGTACTGGTCGCAGGAAAAACCCATGTCGGATATCCTATTATATTATTGTCTTTGCAAATTTGTTGCTGGTTCTTTCCGTCCGGAGTAGAACACTCTACATACGGCAGAAGCGCCTTTGATTTGCCGAACATCTTGTTTGTCGCCTGACAATGCGGACACCAGAACGCGCCATAGTAGACCGTGCCAGAATCCTTAAGGCACTGCGCGAAACCGTCCAATTTCCCCGGGCCGGAGTTCAATGTCAGGCTCACTCCGATTCCCCCGACAATAAGCGCGAGTACAACTAGCCAGAAAATAAGTGTCCCCTTTTTCATGTTGGTAAATATACCACACGATAACTGCCTGTGTGAAGAATCTGGATAAAGCACATACTCTAACTACTTACGCCTAGGCGTAAGTAGTTAGAGTATAATTCAGTGCTCGGGTTGATTGGGTTAAACCTCCTATATACCTCTTTCCATAATCAGCTTCCGAGGAGAGACCTTTCAAAGCTAAGGACTCACCTCGGAAGCCGATGGAACAAGAAGATGACCAAGGTCACCTTGAGTACTTTTGATACAATGAGTCAATGAAAAACCTGTTCCGCAAGGAATTTCGCCCTCCGTTGCTCGTCCTCGCGCTTCTTATCGCGGGCGTATTCGGTGCGCAACCGTTTTGGATAACGGCAGTAATCATCGGCATTGTGAAAATCTCATGGGACTCGTTTCAGAAAATCCGCGAACATAATTACTCGCTTGATTACATCGCATTGCTTGCAATGGCGGTGTCGCTTGTTGCCGATCAATATTTAGCAGGAGCCGTCATAGCGCTTATGATTACGGGCGGCGAAGCTCTGGACGACTATGCATCAAGGCGCGCCGAGGGAGCGCTACGCGGGCTCGCGGAACGCATCCCGAAGTTCTGCACCATGCGCCTTAGTGGAGGCACGACATCGGAAAAACCCATTCAGGATGTCGTAAGCGAGGAAACTATCGTCGTAAAAAAGAATGAGATTATTCCTCTTGACGGCACGCTTCTTTCGGACAGGGCTCTTCTCAATGAGGCCAACCTGACGGGTGAGGCGCTTCCCCAATCGTTTTCCCGCGGAATGTTCATCAAAAGCGGAGCCATTAACGCCGGAGAAACTCTTGACCTTTCCGTAGAAGGCGGATTTGAAACCTCCACGTACATGCGCATCGTGCATCTCGTGGACGACGCAAAGAAACACAAGGCGCGCATCGTACGGCTCGCAGAAAAAATAAACTTCCCTTTCACGCTCATCACGCTGGTACTTGCTCTCGGAGCCTACATATTGTCCGGCGAACTTTCACGAGCGCTCGCGGTTCTCGTCATTGCAACGCCGTGCCCGCTCATAATCGCGGCACCAGTTGCATTTATCGGCGGACTTTCGCGCGCGGCGCGTCGCAATATTATCGTAAAGCGGCCTGCGACGCTTGAAGAGCTATCGCGC
This portion of the bacterium genome encodes:
- a CDS encoding PIN domain-containing protein, producing MNDWFSRHVALFISAVTYAELLALPEASPADLAKIQDFLDYFVVIDVDKNIAETTAALKRKYKFKFPDAAIAATAMRTRTALVTRDRQMHRVKEIHVLSI
- a CDS encoding disulfide bond formation protein B, with amino-acid sequence MHNVEAINYWLALAVVALQIVSVACIVLFLLRKKSPDLAPAVSFLETWGLWIGFLLSAGGVVISLFYSEILGVLPCGLCWLQRVFLYPQALLFAVAIWKSDRSVADYSITFSVFGAAIALYQHYLQMGGASIVPCPAVSTGVDCAQRYLFEFGYITFPLMSFSIFAFLIIVMLFVRRAP
- a CDS encoding HAD-IC family P-type ATPase, with translation MKNLFRKEFRPPLLVLALLIAGVFGAQPFWITAVIIGIVKISWDSFQKIREHNYSLDYIALLAMAVSLVADQYLAGAVIALMITGGEALDDYASRRAEGALRGLAERIPKFCTMRLSGGTTSEKPIQDVVSEETIVVKKNEIIPLDGTLLSDRALLNEANLTGEALPQSFSRGMFIKSGAINAGETLDLSVEGGFETSTYMRIVHLVDDAKKHKARIVRLAEKINFPFTLITLVLALGAYILSGELSRALAVLVIATPCPLIIAAPVAFIGGLSRAARRNIIVKRPATLEELSRAGVIFFDKTGTLTLGEISLKKIERMEEAPSEQKLLAIASAIEFHSIHPLARAIGAASASRNVPTLEARNVAETIGQGISGDVENRRYTITKANTGEGGIVLSFLEGKRELARFHFEDEVKENVSELFRALSARGIRMKMLTGDKKENAKRLFGTFGIPIL
- a CDS encoding thioredoxin domain-containing protein — encoded protein: MKKGTLIFWLVVLALIVGGIGVSLTLNSGPGKLDGFAQCLKDSGTVYYGAFWCPHCQATNKMFGKSKALLPYVECSTPDGKNQQQICKDNNIIGYPTWVFPATSTTATSTILTGEKTLQELSSASGCLLPQ